The Pongo pygmaeus isolate AG05252 chromosome 7, NHGRI_mPonPyg2-v2.0_pri, whole genome shotgun sequence DNA segment gatagaaaataaaatcaacaatccTTCTTTGGGCTCAAAATAAAGTTCAGACTCCTTAGTCTGGCTACAAGTCCCTTCAAACCTGGCCCTTGTCTCCCTCAACAGTGTCACATCCAACCACTTGTCATCAATACCCCGTGCTCTAGTTCATACAAGGGAGACTCGAGAGCTGGACCTCAGTTTGAGGTGAAAGGACCAGAGGAGTAGAGGCACCGAGAACCAAATCTGAGGCTGAGTCAGAGGTCTAGGATGTTAACTGAACAGAAAGTAAAGGAAACTGGCCGAAGCGGGGGTTTCAGGCAGTTGGCTTCCAGCACCTTCAGGCGGTTGGCTACAAGAGCGTCAAAGACCAACATCTGGAAAGCACTCAGGGACAAGTCATCTGGAGGCTTGGATGCAAGACCAAAGGTGTAGTTGCTGGGAGGTAGTTCCCCAGGACAGGCCCCTGAGCACTGACAGATGGGAGCTTAAGGACAGGACCCCCAACCAGTAGAGAACTGAGGTTCCCAGACAGCCATGGCCACAGATGGCAAAGAATGGGCAGGACTCAGAGACTTGTAACTCAGAAGGTCAAGGGCAATGGCTGACTTGAGGATGACTTGGTAGGAGGAGAACGATGAGAACATTCTTTATATTCTACCTGTCTGGATCCAGAATGAATTCTAGAACAAAAGGAGCAAGGCCAAGCTTCCAGTCAAGGCTAGAGCTAGAAGGGCATGGAGAAAGGTGTGGGCAGCACCTGCCTTCACCTGCACCAAGTTCAACAAACATACAGTCATAGCTATGGCTAGTCCCCAGAGCACACACAGGGCAAGGATGTTAGTGGCCAGCCCCATGCACCCCGATGAGCTGTGCTCGCTTGGGAGACCCATCCTCCTTGAAGGTGAGTGAAATCTCAACATGAGTACGGTTCTGAGAGTAGCTGTGTAACTCTGAGGAGGGTCTCTGGAGACCATGACTGTGTGCAGTTCACATGGTAACCAGAAGACTATGACATACTTCAGAAGGTGGTGAGGTCATAGAACACAAGCTTTAAAGTAAGTGAATCATGTgtgcctcatttatttttaaaagcaacttcTGAGAAGGGCTTAGAACAAATTTTTTCCCTGAGTGCCATTTCCCAAAGGTACTCACAGAACAATAAGGTGTGACCACAATGGCTGCACTGAGTTGTCTCTTGGACAGTGTCAGAAGGGACATAAAGAAGGTGGACAGAGAACTAAGGCAACTGAGATGCATCGACGAATTTAGCACACGGTGCCTGTGCGACTTGTATATGCACCCCTATTGCTGCTGTGACTTGCACCCATATCCGTACTGCTTGTGCTATTCCAAGCGATCACGCTCTTGTGGCCTGTGTGACCTCTACCCATGTTGCCTGTGTGATTATAAGCTTTACTGTCTGCGACCATCTCTCAGAAGTTTGGAGAGGAAAGCCATCAGAGCCATAGAAGATGAGAAGCGAGAGCTTGCcaagtaaaataacatttttagatttttacaGTCGGTATATTAGCCTTATAAGTTGGAATAAGGAAAAATATGTGACAATCAATACTTGAACAAAGATTAAAAGGGTTGAGGATAATGACCCTGGTGACTTAGGAAagatttaaggaaagaagagTAAATGAGTCCATGATGGGAATTGTAGGGTTCTCAAAAGACAATGTAATGATGTCGATTGGCAAGGTCGTTAGTGGTTTATAGCAAGAATGCCAGTATGATAAATAATGCGGCTTTAATGAAGGGAAGAAACAGGGGGTGTCATTAAAAAGCCATTGGAAGCAGCAAACTAAACATTTTTCCTGGTTATGAGTAAAGTGATTTGAGTATATTTGGACTTACAGAAATGACTACAGGAGAAGTAATAATAATTGATCAAATCCTTAATGTGTGCCAGAGGCTTTACAAGCAGGAGAGCAAATTGAACAATGAGGCATTGCCTTGGTTTTGTGGGAATATCATTCTCCTATCCCCCTACTCCAGACAAAGATTTACCTTGTATCTGGAATTAGGTCTATCATGTTGGCCTCCCCTCTAACTCTAGCAAAGGTCTTGCAAATAAACTATGGGACTGAGTTGTAGCTTTCAGGATAGACTTGAAAGGCTTTTTAATTGAATTGGGTAATTAAAAGgagtcagtttttaaaaaaaattttgttttagattgtattttctttttgcctgGAGAAACCTttccttttctaactttttaCATATGCCATTTAGTCTGTTACTGTTGATGAAAAAGATGGTTGAAAGTGCTGTCcctggttaaaaaaataatacattcatGCACtggaataaaaagtaaatatagaaaGGATTGATGAAGCATCTTACATATTGATGTATTAAGTCAAACAAGCAAAGTGCAGAAAAACTGATAGATgacaggtagatagatagatagatagatagagtctCTTGACAACAGTGACAGTGACGTTTCTTTGGAAAAAGCAataggaggccgggtgcagtggctcatgccagtaatcctagcactttgggaggtggaggagggcagatcacctgaggtcaagagttcgagaccagcctggctaacatggtgaaaccccatctctactaaatacaaaaaaaaaaaattagccaagcgtagtggcaggtgcctataatcccagctacttgtgaggctgaggcaggagaatcacttgaacccaggaggcagaggttgcagtgagccaagattgcactactacactccagcctgggtgacgaagtgagactgtctcaaaaaaaaaaaaaaaaaggataattattGTCTTGGTCACCAGCCACCAATGGTCAGGAATGAACCTCGCTCATAGCCTGGGAGCTTTCACCTGTCAGTTCATCTATACTCTTTGAaccaatgtttgtttttatttattagggTATCAATTACATAAATTGCTCACACTGTGAGGCAGgggctctttttaaaatatttggtccAAGTTAAGTTTTCCTTGTGAGCAGATCAGTATCCACTTTCCTCCTACTTTTGGATACTTGAATACCCTTGTCCAGGTCTTTCCAGCCTCTGTCTTCTGGCTTCTCTCCTATCCCCAGACTCTACCGATTAAAATCCCTCTCTGTCCTGTGCCATCTACTCTCTTTATGCCTCTTTTAGAAGACTTGTTTCTCGGCGTGCAGTAGAAACAGCTTCAAGCTTAATTCTCGGCAGTGTAGTTTAGGCAAGAGGTAATGTTTTCTCCGGTTTGTGATGCTCTTCCTGACAGCGTCTGggtctttgcctattttttctgTGCCTGCGGGCAATATGTGAAGCCGGTGATGTCTTTACATTAATTTCTGGATCTCGGAAATGATAACTCCAAGTCCATTGTAGAAATGACCTCAGGCTTGTCCTCTTTATCTCTTCCAATTCACACCACCTTGTGAAATTTCTATGCTGTATTTCTGACAACTTCACATTTCACTCTCCAGAACGGCTTAGTGTCACTTGCAAACCTAAATATTCAATTTTCCTGAATATGGGTGAAAATGTTAAACCCTGATTCTAGCCTCAGTCCCAGAAGGCCCCCAATGTGGTATTTTTTCTTCTAGTGCAATGCCTTTTATTCTTATCTCTAAGCTAGCGCCTGATCCGTGACTAAATAGACGCAGAAATATCATGttgattcaatttttttaaacaatctttGGTGTGAAAGCTTGCCCAAGGCTTTTTGAGTTTAGAATTCATATTCATATGACCTTCCTCCCCTTTAAAGAATGCGGGAGGGTTGGTTAGTTATGACACATCCTTTCAGATGGCAGGCTGTGTTGTCCAGAAGGTTCTTTGCCCAATATGAAGTAAAGACTCTCTAGTCTATAGTTGCCTTGGCCCCCTTGAAACTGTTTTTCTGTGTCAGAGTCAATCTGCTGTGTCTCTGGGTCCTCCTTTAATAACTGGTAAAAAGCCCCAGCCAACAATTTCTTAATTGATCCCACCGATTTCTTGAGCACTCCTGACTATATGTTATTTGATTGatgcgtgtgtgtggtgttttcTTAGACTGGGCATAGAAAATCCAAtccaagctgggtgcagtggttcacgcctgtaatctcagcactttgggaggctgtaatAGGAGAATTGCTCAAgtccaggagttcgggaccagcctgagcaacacagggagacccctatctctataaaaattaaaataaaaaaattaaccaagtgtggtggcacatgcttgtggtccccagtactcaggaggctgaggtgggaggattgcttgagcctgggaggtcaggacTGTGgtaagccatgattatgccactgcactccagcctgggcaatagaaagagaccctgtttcaaaataaataaataaataaataaaataaataaataaataaaagaaaatccaatCCATTTCCATTCTTTATTGGGCAGCCGCTTCAGAAGACACCATGTTGGCAGTGTCTTCCTTAGTAGAGACCCAAGTAAGCACCTTTGTTTCTGTAGCTTCTTTGATATCCTCTTTTCCTCCCCAAGAGGCAGGCAGTGCCcctgtctcttcctccttcttctggaTTTAGAGGGGCTGAGGGTACTGCATTGGTTTCCTCTGTGGGAAGCTGTGCCACCAGCCTGATTTAAGTTGTGCCCGATTCACCACCACATTTCATGGGCTTTCCCTGCCCTCTGTCTTAGAGCTGGAGAAACAAAACCCAGGCCCTCCTCAATCCTGCCCTAGGAGTTTATTATCTAATTCATGGGTGCCCCATGTGGCCAGGACACCAGGCAGTCCTCGTGAGCAAATGAACCTTGATTTACAGCTGTACTCTTTACCGGTACCTAGAAACGAATCCTGAGACCGTGTTTCTGTCCACGTACCCAACTGTCTGTGGTTGGCACGAATCTCAGTGAAAAATTCCCTTGAAATCCCCACACCAGGGGCACTCTCAAAACTTCAAAAACCTGCCTCCTCATTTCTTGGTTCCCCCTTCATGCTCTGAGGATGAGGTTTTCACTGAATCCACTCTTGCTTGGTGAGGCTGATGACAGTCAGGCCTCATGGTGAGCTCTTTGTGGATTTAGAGGTGACTTGCCCAGGTCTAAGCCCTCAGAGAAAACTTTCTAGTCTCTCTCATTCTCTGACCCAGAGGTCGGAGTATAAGTGAGCCCTATGGGGCTTTCTGGCTGGTGAAAGGCTGGCTCTTCCACTCCCACTGAGGGGAGCTCTCCCTTGTTAACCTCTGTGTCCTCTGCAGAAGTGGAAGTGAGTCGGGCCCTTGGCTGCCTCTCATCATAGACTCTTCACATCCATAGTTCTCAGAACTCAGTCACCCCTTGGCTGTGGGGTAAGAGTCTCTCCCCATCTAGGCCAAATGCATTGGTATGATTTGGTTTGACCTTGTTGTTTAATGATATAAGACTTAAAGCTTCAGATTTAGGGCAAGTCCATGTaaggtggggcctggtgcagCTTGATAAAGAAGACTTACACTTTATTTAGTGAAATTGTTCCTAGCACTTCATGTTCATTTAAGCCTTGTAACATGGGTGACATGTTGGGTGATATTATCTTGGACATCTTACAGACAATGAAACAGATTCAGGGGCCATGTTCTTGATCACTAGGTGGTGGCAGAGCCAAGACTTGAAGCCGTGTGTGCCCAAGTCTGGAATCCATGAGCTTAATCTCTGgtcagtagttctcaaagtgtggcccctGAAGCTGATTAGTAGCATTACCTGCAGCATGTTAGAACTGCAGATTCTCAGCTCCACCCTAGCTAGACCTGCTAGCTCTGAAACCTCTGAAACTCTAGGGGTGGAATCCAGCCacctgtgtttttgttgttgttgttgttgttttgttttgttttttttttgagatggagtcttgctctgtcgcccaagctggagtacagtggtgtgatctcggctcactgcaacttctgcctcctgggttcaagcgattctactgcctcggCCTAATCAGCTGATTCTCCAAGCCCGGCTAATCAGCCACCTGTGTTTTAACAAACCCTGCAGGAGAGTCAGATGCACCTGTGCCACGCTGCCTGGCTCCCTGCTGAGTGACATTGTCCTCAGTATCAACCCAAAAGcctggagaagagagaaaaggctggaaaataaaagaaaaggagaagaaaggaaaagagaaggaaaaagatgtGTTGGAAAGACAGGGATCAAGTTTAAATGGGTCTTTGGGATGGGGCTAAATTCAGGAGAAAAAGCAAAGTACTCCAATGAAGCCTAGAGGAAGGCCTGCCCCACCTGGTTCCCTGGTAGAGGTAGACATTTTTCACATCTTCATTACTTTATTCATGACCAGGTTGAATCTGATTTATATCTTTGAGAAGATGGCTGGGTATGCAGCTGATCATTGCTGTGGGCAGCATGTTTCATATTCGGGAGTTTGGTTGTACATCCGGGTGAAATTTAGCATTAGtagggaggagaggaggctgcacagagcagcagacACAGGCCCTGGCTGGCTGCTAGCTTTCCCCAGCTTTCCTAAGAGGCTTCTGCAAAGGAGCTGATTTCCCTATGTTTATTGAGGCTAAGCTTCGCCCCCATGATAACAAGTATAGGAGGCAAACTCCCTTTGGCCAGAACCCCATAGAGCCATGGAAAATTCCAGGTGGGTTGATGGGGACATCACCAGGCAGGAGTCAAATTGCAAGTTCAGAGTTGAGTCTGATGAGTAAAATGTGGCTTCTGCAGTTTCCCCTAAACCAACACATCTTCCCTGATAACCACTGACTtagaagcaagaagaaaaagaagtatgATCTGGCCAAGTCTTTTTGGGTGACTTCCTGAAGACATTTGTGagacccttgcacactgttgcaGAGCCACAGGAGCCAAAGTGAccagaatagaggaaaaaaaggaacccaagcaacaaaatacatgaaattgtGCCCTGGGACCCAGGTTACTTAGAGATGAATCTGGGCGCTGACTTGGGCTTATAGACCTGGCTCCCAGATCCAGCTTCTGTGGATGTCAAGAGGGCTTTGCCAAAACCAGCTGTGGCCATAGCCAGGGCCACTAGCAAGGACTCCTAGTTGGGGCCCTTGGCCCTCCTTTAGGAGGCCCAGCTGCATCGTCCTGGTGGGATTTGATGTTTCTCATCTCATATGAGAAGATCTGAGCTGAACAGGAGAAGTTTGATTCTCAGACCGTGCACACACCGTGGGAGAGTCTTGAAAGGCCCAGAGAGTGCCCATCTTGCTTTGTGCTTCCCCTTGGCCTTGGCTGCTCTGGCTTTAAGCCTGTAATCTATCCAGAGAGGGTACCATGCCTGGAGTTTGGGCTGGTTCCCTGCATCTTTGTGAGCTATTTTCTGCCCATCCAGCATGATAGAGTGCTCGTTCTCCTGCTTACCTCACAAAGATAAAGATTTCAAAGAGTTCAGAAGTCTCCTACTTCTCCTTAGTGTGGCATAGGGTACCCTGGCACACCCAGGCAAGAAAGACAATCATGCCCCATGCCACCCCCAGGTTCCATGGGGCCAGAGGTAGAAATGGggctgaggccgggtgcggtggctcacgcctgtaatcccagcactttgggagactgaagtgggcagatcacaaggtcaggagatcgagaccatcctggctaacacggtgaaacaccttctctactaaaaatacaaaaaataattagccgggcgtggtggcaggcgcctgtactcccagctactcaggaggctgaggcaggagaatggcgtgaacccgggaggcggagcttgcagtgagccgagatcgcgccactgcactccagcctgggcgacagagcgagactccgtctcaaaaaaaaaaaaaagaaaaaagaaaaaaaagaaatgggactgAATACAGTCCTCTCGGTGTATTACACAAGTTGTTTCTGTTTGCTTCAGTGTCTTCTGGGACTGAGTTCTATTTGATCATTTTATAATTAGCCACTAAGAGTCTTGATTTGTAACTTTCAGTACAAGGGTAGTGAACACTCAAACTGTTAATCTAATCATGTTAGGGCTCAAGtggaaaatacagataaaaatcaGTACGTATAGCATGATTTCATAAGAACACATACAAAACTCTCCCTCTACATGTATAtagaactacacacacacacacacacacacacactcacataaagTCAAACACCAAAATGCTAAGAGTTATATGAGActataggtatttttaaaatagtccaTATGTTTACTTATCTGTATTTTGACTTTTACAATGAACTTGTATAACTTATGTAACAAAAAGAAGTAACTGcataaacaaaatttaacataCAAAAGTGATATAGTGATAATTACATCTGCATCACAGTtattattgtaaagattaaatgaaatatgccTTTAACATGCATAGCACCTTCCACAgcacattgcaaaaaaaaaaaaaaaaaaaagacaaaaccttAACATCCTATGTGCCGAGtattattgcaaatattttcttgcattaACTAATTTAAGCCTCACAACAACCCAATGATGTAGGCTATTTTTATTgccccagttttacagatgaggaaactgaggcacagagaagtaagTTATCCACATGGCAGAGCCAAGCTTTAAGCCTAGATACTCCAGTTCCAGAGTCTGTTCTTAGGCACTTTGTTTTACTACCTCTTGACGGATCATAACTGATCAATTAGTGTGAGctgctgttgttatttttattaaggaTTTACACAATAGAATTACCGAATAGCAACAAGGTAGCTCTATAGGAACCATGGTAGCTCTGCAGTGAGGACAGAGGAGAGCCCTAACATGTAGCATTTTCCAGTTTCCGTGGTGTAAATATCCTCATCATGACTATGATTGATTTCAAGCTATCAGCGTGCAGTACTAATTGGGGAGTCCGGAAGAGATGTGCACGATCAGCTCTTGCTAGCTGATGCGATCCTGATTCAGGACACCACTGACAGGTTGTTCTGTATCTGATCAACACGGCCCCACCCAGCTGACTGCATTTCTGCTGGTGCTAGCTGTCCAGAGGCTAGAGTGACTTCCCAGCCTGGAGGAGCCAGGCCCTGCTGGGCAGAGCCAGGCCAGGGCTCTTCTGCCATCATTGTTTGATTGAGCTTTCAGGCTGTCTCTGTGCAATTGCCAGAGGTAGCACCTGTCCTATGAACCAGTAGGGCTGGGTTCTAAAGCTGACAGCCATCtctaaaatgcagattttaaatGGTATCTTATTAGTTATATCCCATTTttaatctatataaatataaaatataatttttatataatttaattatagttATATACACAATTTAATTACAGTAATAATAATGAGAGTAGTAATAATTAAGCAGGATTTATAATGTACCAAGCACAGTGCTAAGTAAAATATCATAATCTCATCTAATCCTCCAATAGTCCTGTATGATgcaggcattattattattattattatctccattttgcagatgaggaaactgaggtacagagggGTTAAGGAACCTACCCAAGGATCCATAATAAGAGGAGGAGCTGGTATTTAAATATGAGAGAAAGATTTGGAAGGGCAGGCATCATGCATTCATCGTTAACAGCGGTGTACTTGCGGGGCAGTGTGATTCGCATGAGTGGACTCACACTTTTTACTTCATGCATTTGTGTAAAGTTTATTTTCACAATGGCTAGTATTAACTTTGGCTATTTCAAAAGCTAGAAATCAAAATATTGCTTCTCAAGCTGTGTCTGGATTCTGAGGTCTGAGCTCCCTCCTACCCTATCCCTTTTCTCAATTCCAGACTGAGAAGAACAACAAATAGAATTCTGGCTTCCTCCTGCTGTAGCAGTAACATTTTAGGATCGGTGAATGTATGCGGTTTTGAACCTGATCAAGTCAAAGTTCGAGTGAAGGATGGAAAGGTATGTGTGTCGGCTGAGCGGGAGAACAGGTACGACTGCCTCGGATCGAAAAAGTACAGCTACATGAACATCTGCAAAGAGTTCAGCTTGCCGCCCTGTGTGGATGAGAAGGATGTAACATACTCCTACGGGCTCGGCAGTTGTGTCAAGATCGAGTCTCCTTGCTACCCTTGCACTTCTCCTTGCAACCCCTGCAACCCCTGCAACCCGTGCAGCCCCTGCAACCCCTGCAGCCCCTGCAGCCCATGTGACCCTTGCAACCCGTGTTATCCCTGTGGAAGCCGATTTTCCTGTAGGAAGATGATTTTGTAAAGTGCGCATAGGAACCCATTACTTAATAGAAGTCAGTTACTCCAGCCAGGCAGCTCTCCCAatgtttctcctctccttcccatgGCCCCTGTTGTTCAAGTACGTAGGAAACTGAATACATAACTGCAATCTGCTGGTGTTGTGTGAAAGTCTTTTGGTTAAACCCACTGCAGGAGCCCTGCAGAGTTAGCGAACACTGGAATAATTAATGGATGGGAATAGAAGGAAGATATGGTGAGATCCACCCTCCCATTCCCTCCTCCATACTCAACTACCTCCAAACTCCAGGAGAAGACACTCTTCTGGTGGGCATCCCCAGACATTGTTTTCCAGATGATCCAGTGAAATGGCCTAGCCCAAAAACCAAATGGTCAAAGCAGAAACAGATTAGTTAGAGTTGAAGGCAAACACTTTTTCAAAGCTACTGCAGTAGGGAGTCCTGGAAAGAGACTCCTCAAGCACAGTGGGGTTGTGGTTTTACTGGACAATGATCAGAATACAAAAACT contains these protein-coding regions:
- the ODF1 gene encoding outer dense fiber protein 1, giving the protein MAALSCLLDSVRRDIKKVDRELRQLRCIDEFSTRCLCDLYMHPYCCCDLHPYPYCLCYSKRSRSCGLCDLYPCCLCDYKLYCLRPSLRSLERKAIRAIEDEKRELAKLRRTTNRILASSCCSSNILGSVNVCGFEPDQVKVRVKDGKVCVSAERENRYDCLGSKKYSYMNICKEFSLPPCVDEKDVTYSYGLGSCVKIESPCYPCTSPCNPCNPCNPCSPCNPCSPCSPCDPCNPCYPCGSRFSCRKMIL